The proteins below come from a single Vitis vinifera cultivar Pinot Noir 40024 chromosome 9, ASM3070453v1 genomic window:
- the LOC104877375 gene encoding putative disease resistance protein RGA4, translating to MADALVSIVLERLASVLEQQVTLVVGVGSEVDNLNSTLQSIRAVLADAEKRQFSEELVKVWLERLKDISYQMDDVVDGWNTALLKLQIGAENPCIPKLKISSCLPSPCVCFKQVLLRCDIGIKIKDIRKQLDAIANERNQFNFVSSSTIQQPHRRMTSSVIDVSQFCGRDADMDVIIDKLLGGSSQESSSLYIISIVGMGGIGKTTLAQLAYNDDRVKAYFHERMWVCVSDPFDPVTISRAILEALQKESCDFHELENVEQKICTLIADKKFLLVLDDVWTENYELWEKVESSLKGGAPGSRILVTTRKDDVSTMMGTTYKHPLRELSEGQCWSLFSNIAFCGRSREKVEELENIGRKIADKCRGLPLAAKVLGSLMRLKDNKENWESILNNEIWQLDVIEKHLSTPLLLSYYDLSPAVKRCFSYCAVFPKDQIISKDRLIKLWMANSYLNSRGSIEMEKTGGDYFEDLVSRSLFQDFRRDNEDNIISCKMHDIVHDLAQSLTKNECFILEFDDEKEVRMASSFQKARHATLIITPWAGFPSTIHNLKYLHTLFVGRVVNLNTTAQPPPNLFKHLVCLRALDLSGHRLIVELPRNLGKLMHLRFLNLSNNLMRGELPETICDLYNLQTLILSDLLIKLPQGMRKLINLRHLEWEGSRVLMLPKGIGRLTSLRTLTEFRIIGVCKIGELKNLNSLRGGLVISRIDNVKDAEEAGEAELKNKKHLHHLELMGFGWLGSAASKGVAEALQPHQNLKSLKISYYSAATEFPSWIAASSLAQLKKLQIMHCAQVTYLPPLGELPLLESLIIEHMKRLKYVGGEFLGSSTTAFPKLKHLRFNEMEEWEKWEVKEEDEEGRSVMPCLHSLTIYKCLKLESLPERLLQITPLQKVIILLSPTLQDRYHKVRGNDRSKISHIREVWC from the coding sequence ATGGCGGATGCTCTTGTTTCTATCGTGCTGGAGCGATTGGCTTCAGTCTTGGAACAACAAGTTACTCTGGTGGTGGGTGTCGGAAGCGAGGTGGACAACCTAAACAGCACACTCCAGAGCATCAGAGCTGTTCTTGCAGACGCAGAGAAGAGACAGTTCAGCGAAGAACTTGTAAAAGTTTGGTTAGAAAGGCTCAAGGACATCTCCTACCAGATGGATGACGTGGTGGATGGGTGGAACACTGCTCTTCTCAAATTACAGATTGGGGCTGAAAACCCTTGCATCCCTAAGCTCAAGATAAGTTCCTGCCTTCCCTCCCCTTGCGTTTGCTTCAAACAAGTTCTTTTGCGCTGTGATATTGGTATTAAGATTAAGGACATAAGAAAACAACTAGATGCCATTGCAAATGAGAGAAATCAGTTCAATTTTGTGTCAAGTAGTACCATCCAGCAACCACATAGACGTATGACCAGTTCTGTAATTGATGTTAGCCAGTTCTGCGGTCGGGATGCAGATATGGACGTTATAATAGACAAGCTGTTGGGTGGGAGTTCCCAAGAAAGCTCCTCCCTCTACATCATCTCCATAGTTGGGATGGGAGGGATCGGCAAAACAACTCTTGCTCAATTAGCATACAATGACGATAGGGTGAAGGCCTATTTCCATGAAAGGATGTGGGTCTGTGTGTCTGATCCTTTTGACCCAGTGACGATTTCTAGGGCTATTCTTGAAGCCCTCCAGAAAGAGTCTTGTGATTTCCATGAGCTGGAAAATGTAGAACAAAAAATTTGCACACTTATTGCCGATAAGAAGTTCCTACTCGTGCTAGATGATGTTTGGACTGAAAACTATGAATTGTGGGAAAAAGTAGAGAGTTCTCTCAAGGGCGGGGCACCGGGAAGTAGAATTTTGGTGACCACACGAAAAGATGACGTTTCTACCATGATGGGAACCACGTACAAGCACCCCTTACGAGAATTGTCCGAGGGGCAATGTTGGTCATTGTTCAGTAACATAGCCTTTTGTGGAAGGAGTAGAGAAAAAGTTGAAGAACTAGAAAACATTGGCAGGAAAATAGCAGACAAGTGTAGGGGCTTGCCTCTTGCTGCAAAAGTTTTAGGGAGTCTCATGCGCttaaaagataataaagaaaattggGAGAGTATTTTGAATAATGAAATATGGCAACTTGATGTGATTGAGAAACATCTTTCCACTCCTTTATTGTTGAGTTATTATGATTTATCCCCTGCTGTTAAACGCTGCTTCTCATATTGTGCTGTCTTCCCAAAAGATCAAATCATTAGTAAAGATAGATTGATCAAGTTGTGGATGGCAAATAGCTATCTCAATTCTAGAGGAAGCATAGAGATGGAGAAAACAGGTGGAGACTACTTTGAAGACTTGGTGTCACGGTCACTTTTCCAAGATTTTCGTAGAGATAATGAGGACAACATAATATCGTGCAAGATGCATGATATAGTGCATGATCTTGCCCAATCTTTGACCAAGAATGAATGCTTCATTCTGGAGTTTGATGATGAAAAGGAAGTGAGGATGGCTTCCTCCTTCCAAAAGGCTCGTCATGCAACCTTAATTATCACACCATGGGCTGGATTTCCTAGCACTATCCATAATTTGAAATATCTGCACACATTGTTTGTTGGACGTGTGGTCAATTTGAACACTACTGCTCAACCCCCACCTAATTTATTCAAACATTTGGTTTGCCTTAGGGCATTAGACTTGAGTGGGCATCGGTTAATTGTGGAACTGCCGAGGAACTTGGGGAAATTGATGCATCTGAGGTTCCTTAATCTATCAAATAATTTGATGCGCGGGGAATTGCCAGAAACAATTTGTGATCTATATAATTTGCAAACTTTAATTCTTTCAGATTTGCTCATAAAACTACCTCAGGGGATGAGAAAACTAATTAACCTGAGACATCTTGAATGGGAAGGCAGTAGAGTATTGATGTTGCCAAAAGGAATCGGGAGATTGACCTCACTTCGGACATTAACTGAGTTTCGTATAATTGGTGTATGCAAAATAGGAGAACTGAAAAACTTAAACAGCCTCAGGGGAGGTCTTGTGATAAGTCGGATAGATAATGTGAAAGATGCAGAGGAGGCTGGCGAAGCAGAATTGAAGAATAAGAAACACCTCCATCACTTGGAACTAATGGGTTTTGGGTGGCTTGGCTCAGCTGCCTCAAAAGGTGTGGCTGAAGCTCTACAGCCTCATCAAAACTTGAAgtctttaaaaataagttattacaGTGCTGCCACCGAGTTCCCCAGTTGGATAGCGGCCTCATCGTTGGCCCAATTGAAAAAGCTTCAAATTATGCATTGCGCACAGGTTACATATTTGCCTCCATTGGGGGAACTACCTCTTCTTGAAAGCCTGATAATAGAGCATATGAAGAGACTGAAATACGTGGGTGGTGAGTTTTTGGGATCTTCAACAACTGCATTCCCAAAGCTGAAGCACCTCCGTTTTAATGAAATGGAAGAGTGGGAGAAGTGGGAAgtaaaagaagaagatgaagaagggaGGTCAGTAATGCCATGTCTCCACTCCTTGACCATATATAAATGCCTCAAGCTGGAAAGCCTGCCCGAGCGCCTGCTCCAGATAACTCCACTACAGAAAGTGATTATCCTCCTCTCTCCTACTCTGCAAGATCGTTACCATAAGGTGAGAGGGAATGATCGGTCCaaaatatctcacatccgaGAGGTTTGGTGTTAA
- the LOC109123143 gene encoding uncharacterized mitochondrial protein AtMg00810-like — MDVKNAFLHEELDREIYMNQPMGFQSQGHPEYVYSSLFVKANGGKLVIVLVYVDDLIITGDAIEEICRTKENLSVRFEMKELGQLKHFLGLEVDRTHKGIFLCKKKYAKDLLKKFEMLECKPISTPMEPNAKMCEHEGKDLKDATMYRQLVGSLLYLTLTRPDISYAVGVMSQYMQNPKKPHLEAVRRILRYVKGTIDYGLLYKKVEDCKLVGYCDADYAGDHDTRRSTTGYVFMLGSGAISWCSKRQLTVSLSTTEAEYRAATMAAQEIPLYCDNQSVVRLAENLVFHARTKHVEVHYHFIREKVLEEEVELKQIKSEDQVADLFTKGLSGSKFESFCHQLGMVKILEADVEGEC; from the exons ATGGATGTGAAGAATGCATTCTTGCATGAAGAGTTGGATCGGGAGATCTATATGAATCAGCCGATGGGCTTTCAGAGTCAAGGTCATCCTGAATATGTAT ATTCTAGCTTGTTTGTCAAAGCTAATGGAGGAAAGTTAGTTATCGTACTTGTATACGTAGATGATCTAATCATCACTGGAGATGCTATTGAAGAAATTTGCCGAACAAAGGAGAACTTGTCAGTTCGTTTCGAGATGAAAGAACTTGGACAACTTAAGCACTTTCTTGGGCTAGAGGTGGATCGTACACACAAAGGGATATTTctctgtaaaaaaaaatatgccaAAGATTTGTTGAAAAAGTTCGAGATGCTCGAATGTAAGCCGATCTCAACACCAATGGAACCAAATGCCAAGATGTGTGAACACGAAGGCAAAGACTTGAAAGATGCAACAATGTATCGACAATTGGTGGGTAGTTTGCTTTACTTAACTTTAACTAGACCCGATATCTCTTATGCAGTTGGTGTgatgagtcaatacatgcaaaATCCAAAGAAACCTCATTTGGAAGCAGTTCGACGAATTTTGAGATATGTGAAGGGTACAATTGATTATGGTCTGTTGTACAAGAAAGTTGAAGATTGCAAGCTAGTTGGCTACTGTGATGCTGATTATGCAGGAGATCACGACACCCGCAGATCAACTACCGGGTATGTGTTTATGCTTGGATCAGGAGCAATTTCTTGGTGTAGCAAGAGACAACTGACAGTATCTCTGTCAACAACGGAGGCAGAGTACCGAGCAGCAACAATGGCAGCTCAAGAAA TTCCATTGTACTGTGATAACCAGTCGGTAGTTCGTTTGGCGGAGAATCTAGTCTTTCATGCAAGAACAAAACATGTGGAAGTGCATTATCATTTTATCAGGGAAAAGGTCCTAGAAGAAGAGGTTGAGCTGAAGCAGATTAAGTCAGAAGACCAAGTTGCAGACTTATTCACAAAAGGTTTGAGTGGTAGCAAGTTTGAAAGCTTTTGTCATCAGCTCGGTATGGTAAAGATTTTGGAAGCTGATGTTGAGGGAGAGTGTTAA